The Anaeromicrobium sediminis genome includes the window AAGAGAAATGATAAAAAAAATAAAAAAGTGCATAAAACATAATGGGGGAGAGGTGAAATTTAACAAAACAATGATAAATATAGGTAAAATCATAAATATTTAATAAACGCTAAAACATTTTGGTATACCAGAAGAGACGGTTATTCTTCAATTTGTTATATTGAAATCTATAAAAAGCAAGCGGTGTTTGTCTAAATGATTTTAATATGATTAAATATATGTATATATTTTTAGCAAATACTGAGTTTAAACAGAGATGCTACTTTATAGATTATATATGAAAAAACAAAGGAGAATAATTATGGGAAATTTAAAGATGACAGATGAAATTTGCAAGGACATTAAAAATAAAATTTTAGTTGGAGAATTAAAAGAAAACACAAAAATTAGTGAGAGATATCTTGGAAACCTTTATGACACATCAAGGACAACAATTAGGAGTGCAATTAATAAACTAAAAGATGATGGGTGGCTTTATGTTCAAGCAAAATCAGGCACATATGTATCACCTGTAGATACGAAAGCAATAAGTGATAACTTTCAGGTTAGATTGCTACTTGAACCCAATATGCTTTTACTGGCCATACCTAACATTACTAATGAAGACATTTTGCGTTTGAAAAAAAATTGTGACTCCATGGAAAATGGTGATACTGAAAAATATGGCTATTATGAAGCTGATAACCATAATGTAATAAAAGAAAAAACAGACAATAAAGTTATTGTTAACATTATAAATGATATGATGGATAACATTTTAAGAATAACTTCTAAGACTTCATTGTTAGATAAAAGAAAAGAAGCAAGTATAAATGAGTGGAGAAAAATAATTCATTATCTTGAATTAGGTGATGGATATATGGCCAGTCAATATATGACCCAACATATAATTAACTCATCAGATACATTTAAAAAAAATTTTCATATTGACATAGATTCATAAGATGATTAGATCCTCCTAATGGATCATCATAATATGAATTTAGAGTACAATATGATGACTAATTTTTAGGAGGATGAAAATATGGAAAAATTAGAATTTTTATATTTATCAGAAGAAGATATTTTAGGTCTTAATATTTCATGGGAAGAGGTATTTGGGAGTGTTGAAAAAGCTTTAAAAGAACATGGTGAGAAGACAGTTGAAAATCCACCTAAACCTGGTGTTCATAGTTTAAGCAATTCATTTATACATGCTATGCCAGCATATCTAGAGCAAATGCAAGCCATAGGATTAAAATGGGTGAGCGGATATCCACCTAATCGTGAAAAGAATTTACCCGTAATAAATGGATTACAGATAATAAATTGTGCACAAACAGGTGTACCGTTAGCTGTAATGAATGCAACTTGGACTACAACTGTAAGAACTGCTGCAGTATCTGCCGTAACAGCAATGCGCTGTGCTAGAAAGGATTCAGAAGTAGTTGGAATAATAGGAGCAGGAGTTCAAGGGAGAATTAATATTATAGCATTGAAAAAAATATTACCACAAATTAAAAAATGTAAAGTTTATGATATATTCCCAGCTGCTTCAGATGGTTTCAGAGAGGAAATATCAAAAAAACTAGATATTGAAATTGAAATTGTAAGTAGTCCTGAAGAAGCTGTAAGAAATTCAGACATAGTAATAACAGCAACTCAAAAACTACCAGAGCCAATTGTTAAATATGAATGGCTGAAAGAAGGGGTCTTAGGACTTCCGTTAGAATCAAGTAGAGCTTGGACCAATGAGGCTTTGTTTGGAGTTGATAAATTTATTAATGATGATTTAGAACAAGCTAAATTATATCAATCACAAGGAGCATTTTCAGGTGGAATCCCTGAGTTACATGCTGAAACTGGAGAGGTTATCGCAGGATTGAAGGCAGGAAGGGAAAACGATACCGAGAAGATAATCGCAATGAATATAGGCTTAGCCTGTGAGGATATTTCTTTTGGAAAGTATATATATGAGAAGGCCATGGAAAAAGGTGTTGGAAGTAAACTACAACTTTAAAAAATTCAAAGATTAATAATTAAAGGAGGTTTAACATGGAAAATTCCTCGAAAAAAAGAGATATAACCTTTATTGAGGCTTTTGGTATGATTTTAGTGTATGTTGCAGTCTTTGTATGGGGTAAAGGTAAGTTCCCAACAGGTATGGCCATATTAATATGTGCATTCTTTTCAGCAGCTTATGGTGTATGGGTACTTAAAACCAGTTGGGATGACATATTTAAAAATATATTAAAAATGTTTGATATGGGAATGCCGGCTATCCTCGTGTTACTTATGGTAGGTTTCATAAGTGCTTCCTGGCTTGCCTCAGGTACCATACCAGTTCTTATTGTATACGGATTAAAAATATTAAATCCATCCATATTTTTAGTGGCAGCATTTTTAGTTACGGCAATAGTAGCTATAGCCACAGGTTCATCCTGGACTATTGTAGCCACATTTGGAGTTGCCTTAATGGGTATAGCAAAGGGAATGGGAATTCCTCCAGGAGTTGCTGGTGGTGCCATTGTTAGTGGATGCTGGTTAGGAGATAAATGGAGTCCCCTGTCAGATACTACCAATCTAGGAGCTGCAGTTACTGGAGAAGACGTATTCTCTGTATTTAAATATAATTTCCACACTAGTGGACTAGGCGGAGTTGGTGCAGCGATAGTATTTACCATTGTAGGGTTTAAGTATTCAGGAGGTGTAATTGATTCTGGTAAGATCCAAAGTTTATTAGATGGAATTAATGGATTATACAATATTAATGCCCTATTATTACTACCGATAGTTGTTGTAATATACTTTGCTATAAAAAGAAAGCCTGTACTTCCAGTACTAATGTTAGGGGTAGTGGTTGGAATAGCTTTAGCTGTAATAGTACAAGGAAAGGATTTGGCACAAATCATAAATGCATTATATAATGGATATGTTACGGAAACAGGAGTTACAGAAATTGATAAGTTATTAAGTGGTGGAGGACTCCTATCTATGATGAGCGTAATGCTGATAATTTTCTGTGCATTTGTTTTAGCAGGTACTTTAGAAACTATTGGAACGATGGATGCTTTAGTTACTAAGATGGGCTCATTAACTAAAACAAGAGGACCATTAGTGCTTACATCTTATATTACATCAATATTAGCCACGTATTTAGGAGGAACTGCTTATACGGGAGTAATTCTGAATGCTGGAATGTATAGAAGTGCCTATAAAAAAATAGGTTTAGCTAATATTAACTTGTCTAGAACTGTATTAGAAGGATCAGGACATACAAGTGCGTTAGTTCCTTGGTGCGGAAGTCATGTTATAATTTATGCCACTCTTGGAATCACTTGGGCAGATTTCTTACCTCATTATTATTCTTTCTGGGTTTCATCTGCTTTGCTTATAATATATGGATTTACAGGATTATTTACTAAGAAATTAGAAGAAGAGGAAATGACACTAGAGGAAGTAGAAGTAGCTCAAACAATAATCTAAAAGTGAGATGATAAGATGTTAAAACGCAAACCTACATTTTTAGAATCAGTTTCAACATTATTAGTAATGACGATTATTTAAAGATCTCTATATTGATATGGGACTTCATCCTAAAAATCTATCTAGAAGTTTAGAAGATGCAGGAACAATGTTTAATTGTTTAATCCCTTGGAGTAGTGCAGGCGTATTTTATATTGGAGCATTAGGAGTATGGCCAGCAGATTTTTGGATATGGGAAATACCCTGTTATTTGAGTATAGGACTTGCAATTTTTTATGGATTTACAGGTATTTCAATTGCAAAACTTGGTCCTAATGATAAAAGATATTTAAATCATAAGCAACAGATGAATGGAAAAAAATTATAACTAAAAATAAAAAGAAACTTGGTAAATATGTTATCTGACAAAATGGAATACATACATGCCAAGTTTCTTTTTATTTATATCCTATAAATTTTATAAAGAAAAGAATATTACAGTCTATAATTTTATTATGATAAAATTACTTTATGATAGAATAATCAGAGGGGGAATTATAATGAAACAAGTTTATGCGCCAGGTTGTGCGCTTATGATTTATAAGCCACAACTTGCTGAAAAAATATCAGAATTTTTAAATAAGGATTTGGAGAATATTCCTAATCATATGATTTGTTGTAAACATGAGCCTAATTTAGAAAAGGATACAAAGGTACTTAACACATGCCCAGGATGTGATAGACGATATAGAGAACTTTATGAAGGTATATCAACGGTGTCCTTGTGGGAAATATTAGCTGAAAGTGATACATTTTCATTTCCAGACTATGAGGGTATGGAAATGACTATACATGATGCCTGTCCTACTCGTACAGAAGAGAGGGTACATATTGCAATGAGAAAACTTCTCCAAAGGATGAACATTAAGATTATAGAACCTAAAAATACTCGTACAAAGTCTATCTGCTGTGGAGATAGTTTTTACGGAATATTGACTGTAGAGAAGGTTAAAGAGCAGATGAGAAAACGTTCAGAGGAGATGCCCTGTGACAATGTGGTAGTTTATTGTGTTTCATGTATTAAGTCAATGCATATTGGAGGTAAAAAACCACGTTATATTGTAGATCTTTTGTTTGGAGAAAATACGGACATTGGTACATTTGAGCCTGATGAATGGCATGATGAAATACAAAGGTTTATAGATGCACATTAATAGGGGTATAGAAGAAAGTGGGGATAGGTTAAGGGATAATAAAACAACATTATTAATCGCGGATGTACAAATAATTAAACACCACCATGGTATTTTAGGTGGAAGATTTGTAGAGTTAAAAACTACTAATGAAATTGATTTTACAATGTAATGTATAATAGATCATATTATTTAAAAATACAAAAAGACATTTTACTATAAAATGTCTTTTTGTATTTTTAAATAATCAGCTGTACATACTATAAGCTAAACTATACCATAAGTAAAGGTGATATTTCATTTAAATCCACAATAAGTAGACTGGCAAATTAAAGGAGCTAAGATTATGACAGAAAAAAATATAGAAAAAGATCCTATCTATAAAAATAAAAAGACAGGTGATGGAGGAAATTCCAAGTTTCATAATAGGGACTTTACAGATAGTAATGTTATAAGAGATTTTAGGAACTTTTTGAACGAAGAGTCAAATAAGTTGTTAAAAGAATTAAAACAGGAGTATTCATTAAAAGAAATAGAGATTAAAGGAGTCCCTGCTGTTTGGATAGACACTTCCAACTCTAATAAAAATAAAGGGGTTATAATATATCTTCATGGTGGAGGATATATGAGTGGAAATGTGAAGAATTACTGTACAATTCCAATTCAGCTTTCAAATGCTATAGGGATAAAGGTATTATCAGTTGATTATGGTCTAGCTCCTGAAGATCCATTTCCAAAGGGTTTGGAAGATGCACTAAATATATATGAATATCTCCTAGAAGAAGGATATAGTTCTAATAATATTGCTATTGCTGGAGATTCAGCAGGTGGAGGCCTTGCTGTAGCAACTGTTTTAAAACTAAGAGATTTAGGATTAGATTTACCAGCTGCTTTAGGGCTATTTTCACCTTGGGTTGATTTAACATTAAAAGGAGATACAATAGAAACTTTAAAAGAGTACGAAACCATATTAAGTAAAAGACAATTAGAAGGATCAGCAAAAATTTATGCTGGAAAAGAAGAGTTAGATAATCCTTTAATTTCTCCAATTTATGCTAATTATAAAGATTTCCCACCTATGATGATTTTAGCAGGAAGTCGTGAGGTGTTACTTAGTGATTCAATGAACTTAGCTAGAAAAGCAGCACTTAATAATACTACTGTAAATCTTATTGTATGGGATAACTTATATCACGTTTTTGCAGCAGATTCGAATCTTCCTGAAAGCAAAGAAGCCATAGAAGCATTAGGAGTATTTTTATTAGAAAAGATGAACTATAAAATATAAGTAACAGGATTGAATAAGTTATACAATTGAAAATCACCGTTGCATCCAATACGGCAAACCTTACCATAAGTAGCCATGTTTTTTTTCATATGTTTACACATTCAATACATGTAGAGACTGTATTACTACTTAGAAAAATTGATCAATGACTTTGAAAGAATTATTGTAAAGCTAGATAGTTAAGTAATCAAGGTGTGTTAGATTTATTGAAAATGAACAGTATAATCCCCTATCAAAAGGTTTTTGATAGGGGATTGTTTTATATGGTATTTCCCTTAGATTTTTTCATATATCAAATGGGTTCATTTCATACTCCTTAATTTATTATAATCACCTTTGAAAAAGATACAATTCTTGATACAAGGTGGTAGCACATAATTTGTAATTACTTGATGTTTTAGAACCATCAAGATTTATTATATGCTCTTAATAAATAACTTTAGCGGGACATTTTTCTACACATCTCTTGATGGTTATATTAAAAGCGTTCCATGATATTTTTTATGTTCGTGATTATGAAAAAATAGTTTGTGCTTTTTTATAAAAGTTCATATTGACAACTCTTTATAAATGATATAAAATTTCAATTGAGAATTATTATTCATGAACGGCTGACTTAATAATTCAATACATAATAAAAAGGAGACGTTATTATAATGTTTAATAAGAAACTTAATTTAGCAATATTAATATGCATAATTGCAATTGGTATGCTTACAGGTTGTTCTACAAATGAAAATGCATCACAGGAGGTAGCCGAGTTAACTTTTGAAGAATGGGCAAATCAAGAGCTGGTATGGCCAGAATGGGCAGAACCTATCCAAGTTGAAATAAACGAAGAAACTAGGAAAGGACCTACTTCTGTAAGAAAAACCTTTGATATTGAAACAGCTAGAGAAAATATAGCTAAAATACGTTATTTAGTAGAAAATAGTGAAGATACAGATGAATATCCATATCATAATATCTGGAAAAGTAATCTAGGTAATGGTTTATTAAAATTAGGTGAAAATCATCTTGCTTACCATTATTTAAACGAAATAGTGAACCTTTCTCCAGATGCCAACTATGGAACAGAGAAGGTAGATGGCAAGAGAGTTATAGAGCCTATAGGAGAGACTTTAGCACAAAAAATTGCTCACGGTAGAATGTTAAAGGCTATTGCAAAAGCTGGATATGGTGATGAAGTTATGTCAAGATATGAAGAATACGATTATGAAACAAATGGAGAAGTATTCTCATGGCAATTAACTTCTGCAGCTTGGGCAATGGGACTTATAGGTGAAGAAGAAGAAGCTTATAAACTTTTTGAATACGGTATTAGTCCAGAAAATTTTAATGACTTGAAACCTTGGCAAGCTAGTTCAAATGTACTTGCAGCTTCCTCATATGCATATGCAAAAGGAGATTATGATAAAGTTTTTGACTTTACAGAGAAGTTGATTTTAGAAGGAATTGACTCAACTAATCCAGCGTATTTTCTTGATAACGACCTTAAATCAGGTCGTAAAGCAAAATACTTTAACCGTCATTGGAAGTCATGCTATCAGTTAGCTGAAGGTTTTAGAGAATTGGCAACAAAAGCAAAAAATGGTGAGATTGCAACTTTTACAGATTTAAAAGATGGAGTATACACTAGTAGTAATACGGGTTACATGTTAACGCCTATTGATGTAACTGTAACAGTAAAAGATGGTAAGGTCATAGATATAAAAGCAACTCAAGAAGAACCTAGAGAGGATAGATCAGGAACGGCCCTTGAGTCTTTACCACCAAGAATTGTTGAGGCACAATCTTTAGACGTGGACGTTATTTCATCAGCAACAATTTCTAGTGAATCTATTAAAATGGGTGTAGCAAAGGCTTTACTACAAGCTAAAAAATAATAAAGAAGCTATATGAAATTAGCAAATATGTTATTAATTTAAAAGAGATTAAGAGGGTGGAGTAAATCTTACATTTAAAACACCCTCTTTTTTTATGAGGTGAATATGAAAAAAATCGGACTTATCAGAAAAATAATTCAAACTATTGCATTTTTGCCAATAACTGTAATTGCACTTAATAACCAAACTTATTTCTCTGTATTTATACTAATACTTACAGCAATAGGTGGAGCCTTTTATTGTGGTTATCTCTGTCCATTTGGATTTCTACAAGAGATAGTGTCTATTATAGGTAATAAACTTAAGATTAAGAAAAAAACTGTACCACCTAAATTAAATTCTATTTTAAAGCTAACTAGATATATACTTTATATATTAGTCACAGTACTAAGTGTAAGTGCTATTTTTATACTGCTAAGATATGATGCTAGAAGTAATCTATATTTAGTTTTAATTGGAAAACAGATTAACTATGCAATGATTATTAGCGTTATAATGTTTTGCACACTTTCACTTTTTTATAAAAAACCTTTCTGTAATTACTTTTGTATAAAAGGTGCTGAATATGGATTACTCAGTATTTTTAGAGTTTTTAGCATAAAAAGAAATACCAAATCCTGTGTTAACTGTAAGTTATGTGACAGAGCTTGTGAGATGGGTATAACTGTTTCTACTTGTAATTCAGTTAATTCTATGAACTGTATTAATTGTTTTGAGTGTATAAAAAAATGCCCTATCAAGAATACTCTAACATTTGGTCTAGTGCAACCGAATCTTTTAAAGAAAAAAGTTGCTTTTGCTGTATTGATAGGAGCCATATATGTTGGTGCACTTCATTCAGACTATTTTTTAAAAACATCAATAGTAGATGCTAATGTAAAAGCTGTTGAAACTAGTAAAATTGTAGAAGAAACAACTAAAGAACCTGAGGTTGATAATGCTACTTATTATATTGGAGAGGCAAATGGGTATAATGATTTAATTAAAGTTAAAGTAGGCATAGAAGAAGGGGTTATCACTAAAATATCCATAGTAGACCATGATGAAGATTGGGATTGGTACACTAAGGCTAAAGGTCCTATAATAGATGCAATACTAGAAAAACAATCTGCCGACGTGGACACTGTAAGTGGTGCTACTTTTACATCAACAGGTATAATAGAAGCAGTAAAAAAAGCTCTTGAAGGAGCAGAATTTAATAAATAAAAAAACAGAGGCAGCTCTGTTTTTTTATAGCATTTACTGTTTAAGTACTACTCTGAATCCAACGTAATCATTAGCACCTCCTGTACCTGCACTAGTTGTATAACTATTTGCTACAGCTCTTGTAATTACTGCTCTAAGGCATTGGAAACTGATTTTGCAACTAGTGTAGTTACTAAAACAGGTAATGACCATTTCATATTTAGAGTGGTAAGCAGATAATTAATTAAAGAAAGTATAAAAAATAATAAGACAGAAAAAGCCATGAAGTAATAAACTTCATGGCTTTAATTATTCAATAGTAATAAGTAGTATTGACAATAAAATTATACAATTGACACTAAAAGAATGCAATATTTAAATATACCACAACTTAAATGATTTATCAATACAAAGTTACGAAAAGTTTAAAAGGAATGTTTTTTATGGAGAATGGTAAAGGAAGTATGACAGCAATTGTATCAGCATTTGGTCGTGCATATCATGCATTATATGATGAACCAAAGATCTTTAATGATTATTTGGCAGCACAATTTAATTACAAAACTGTAAGTTTAATAATATGGAACTTTTGAGGAGGAATGTCGAAAACTGCAAAATGGTATGATATAATTTGAATATATGTATGATTGTAGTACATATATTCCTGATGTCCTTTTGAGACTGAACATATTAATATAGAAAAATATTTATTAGTGAAAGGAAAAGTATCTTTTAGATTGGAGATTGATATATGAAGAGGGAAGAAAATTACTTGAAAAAAGAACTTTATAACCTTGTTAAAGAAAACTCAAAAATATTTGAATTTATACAATCCGGATCATTAGATGGTATATGGTATTGGGATTTGGAAAATATAGAAAACGAATGGATGAGCCCTAGATTGTGGGAAACATTAGGTTTTGACCCAAAAGAAAAAAAGCATTTAACTAGTGAGTGGCAGGACTTAATTCATCCAGAAGACTTAAAAACTGCTTTAAACAATTTTGAAAAACATTGCAAAGATCCTAATCATCTTTATGATCAAATTGTTAGGTATAAGCATAAAAATGGATCTACAGTCTGGATAAGATGTAGAGGTATAGTCATAAGAGATGAAAATTTCAAACCAATTAGGATGTTGGGTGCCCATACTGATATTACACAAATTAAAAAATTACAACTTGAACTTGAAAAGCAAAATAAAGAACTCTTAAAAAAGCAAAAAGAAATTGAAGAATTGAATAAAGAATTAGAAAAGGAAGCAACCATAGATGTACTTACTGCTCTTTTAAATAGACGTGCAATAAATAGAATATTAGAATTTGAAAAAAATAAATCATATAGATCTATAACAACTTTTACAATTTTAATAATTGATATAAATAGTTTCAAGAAAATTAATGATAGTTATGGACATCTGGCAGGAGATGAGGTATTAATTAATTTTTCTAGAAATTTAAAAAGTATATTAAGAAGACAAGACGTTGTATCTAGATGGGGCGGCGATGAATTTTTAGTTCTTTTACCTGAAACCAATGAAAACCAAGCAAGAGTAGTAGTGGCAAAAATCAATGATGAATCAAAAAATTGGACTCTTAAGCATAGAGGAGAAAATATTAGCTACTCAATAAGTATTGGAATAGCGGAATATTTAAAAGATGAAGAAATAGATGATTTGATTAAAAGAGGAGACCAATCCCTTTATAAAGAAAAAGCATTGTTTCATCAAAATGATGAATAAAGTTACAATAAATATGAAATGTTCTGTTTTAATACACTTATTTATTGGAATGATATTACTTTGAAAAATATTTAGATTTATAATCATACCACTTTATTTAGAAACAGAAAGTAACATATAGTAGCTAGAGAACATGATTTAATTCCTGGAACTGTTAGAAGGTGGGGGAGGGAATCTAAAAATAATTAGGAATCTGCTTTTAAACTGCTTTTGTGGTTAAAATATTAATAATAAGGTTGTTGAAAACTTAGAAATATCTATACAAGGGATTTAGCAAAAAAAGAACCTACTATAGACGATAAATTAGAAATAGCTACAAAGTGGATAAAAGCTGGATATAAGGCTACATGTGTACTTAAGGTAGTAAGGTTCTTTATTTCTACTGGCTTTAAACTATCAAGCTTTAATATTTCTCAAGATGAAACACTAAAAATCCATGTCCTTGATTTTTATTTTACACAACTAAAGTAATTTAAT containing:
- a CDS encoding GntR family transcriptional regulator, with amino-acid sequence MGNLKMTDEICKDIKNKILVGELKENTKISERYLGNLYDTSRTTIRSAINKLKDDGWLYVQAKSGTYVSPVDTKAISDNFQVRLLLEPNMLLLAIPNITNEDILRLKKNCDSMENGDTEKYGYYEADNHNVIKEKTDNKVIVNIINDMMDNILRITSKTSLLDKRKEASINEWRKIIHYLELGDGYMASQYMTQHIINSSDTFKKNFHIDIDS
- a CDS encoding ornithine cyclodeaminase family protein — protein: MEKLEFLYLSEEDILGLNISWEEVFGSVEKALKEHGEKTVENPPKPGVHSLSNSFIHAMPAYLEQMQAIGLKWVSGYPPNREKNLPVINGLQIINCAQTGVPLAVMNATWTTTVRTAAVSAVTAMRCARKDSEVVGIIGAGVQGRINIIALKKILPQIKKCKVYDIFPAASDGFREEISKKLDIEIEIVSSPEEAVRNSDIVITATQKLPEPIVKYEWLKEGVLGLPLESSRAWTNEALFGVDKFINDDLEQAKLYQSQGAFSGGIPELHAETGEVIAGLKAGRENDTEKIIAMNIGLACEDISFGKYIYEKAMEKGVGSKLQL
- a CDS encoding Na+/H+ antiporter NhaC family protein; its protein translation is MENSSKKRDITFIEAFGMILVYVAVFVWGKGKFPTGMAILICAFFSAAYGVWVLKTSWDDIFKNILKMFDMGMPAILVLLMVGFISASWLASGTIPVLIVYGLKILNPSIFLVAAFLVTAIVAIATGSSWTIVATFGVALMGIAKGMGIPPGVAGGAIVSGCWLGDKWSPLSDTTNLGAAVTGEDVFSVFKYNFHTSGLGGVGAAIVFTIVGFKYSGGVIDSGKIQSLLDGINGLYNINALLLLPIVVVIYFAIKRKPVLPVLMLGVVVGIALAVIVQGKDLAQIINALYNGYVTETGVTEIDKLLSGGGLLSMMSVMLIIFCAFVLAGTLETIGTMDALVTKMGSLTKTRGPLVLTSYITSILATYLGGTAYTGVILNAGMYRSAYKKIGLANINLSRTVLEGSGHTSALVPWCGSHVIIYATLGITWADFLPHYYSFWVSSALLIIYGFTGLFTKKLEEEEMTLEEVEVAQTII
- a CDS encoding (Fe-S)-binding protein yields the protein MKQVYAPGCALMIYKPQLAEKISEFLNKDLENIPNHMICCKHEPNLEKDTKVLNTCPGCDRRYRELYEGISTVSLWEILAESDTFSFPDYEGMEMTIHDACPTRTEERVHIAMRKLLQRMNIKIIEPKNTRTKSICCGDSFYGILTVEKVKEQMRKRSEEMPCDNVVVYCVSCIKSMHIGGKKPRYIVDLLFGENTDIGTFEPDEWHDEIQRFIDAH
- a CDS encoding alpha/beta hydrolase gives rise to the protein MTEKNIEKDPIYKNKKTGDGGNSKFHNRDFTDSNVIRDFRNFLNEESNKLLKELKQEYSLKEIEIKGVPAVWIDTSNSNKNKGVIIYLHGGGYMSGNVKNYCTIPIQLSNAIGIKVLSVDYGLAPEDPFPKGLEDALNIYEYLLEEGYSSNNIAIAGDSAGGGLAVATVLKLRDLGLDLPAALGLFSPWVDLTLKGDTIETLKEYETILSKRQLEGSAKIYAGKEELDNPLISPIYANYKDFPPMMILAGSREVLLSDSMNLARKAALNNTTVNLIVWDNLYHVFAADSNLPESKEAIEALGVFLLEKMNYKI
- a CDS encoding FMN-binding protein is translated as MFNKKLNLAILICIIAIGMLTGCSTNENASQEVAELTFEEWANQELVWPEWAEPIQVEINEETRKGPTSVRKTFDIETARENIAKIRYLVENSEDTDEYPYHNIWKSNLGNGLLKLGENHLAYHYLNEIVNLSPDANYGTEKVDGKRVIEPIGETLAQKIAHGRMLKAIAKAGYGDEVMSRYEEYDYETNGEVFSWQLTSAAWAMGLIGEEEEAYKLFEYGISPENFNDLKPWQASSNVLAASSYAYAKGDYDKVFDFTEKLILEGIDSTNPAYFLDNDLKSGRKAKYFNRHWKSCYQLAEGFRELATKAKNGEIATFTDLKDGVYTSSNTGYMLTPIDVTVTVKDGKVIDIKATQEEPREDRSGTALESLPPRIVEAQSLDVDVISSATISSESIKMGVAKALLQAKK
- a CDS encoding FMN-binding protein, with protein sequence MKKIGLIRKIIQTIAFLPITVIALNNQTYFSVFILILTAIGGAFYCGYLCPFGFLQEIVSIIGNKLKIKKKTVPPKLNSILKLTRYILYILVTVLSVSAIFILLRYDARSNLYLVLIGKQINYAMIISVIMFCTLSLFYKKPFCNYFCIKGAEYGLLSIFRVFSIKRNTKSCVNCKLCDRACEMGITVSTCNSVNSMNCINCFECIKKCPIKNTLTFGLVQPNLLKKKVAFAVLIGAIYVGALHSDYFLKTSIVDANVKAVETSKIVEETTKEPEVDNATYYIGEANGYNDLIKVKVGIEEGVITKISIVDHDEDWDWYTKAKGPIIDAILEKQSADVDTVSGATFTSTGIIEAVKKALEGAEFNK
- a CDS encoding class I SAM-dependent methyltransferase, which gives rise to MENGKGSMTAIVSAFGRAYHALYDEPKIFNDYLAAQFNYKTVSLIIWNF
- a CDS encoding sensor domain-containing diguanylate cyclase; the protein is MKREENYLKKELYNLVKENSKIFEFIQSGSLDGIWYWDLENIENEWMSPRLWETLGFDPKEKKHLTSEWQDLIHPEDLKTALNNFEKHCKDPNHLYDQIVRYKHKNGSTVWIRCRGIVIRDENFKPIRMLGAHTDITQIKKLQLELEKQNKELLKKQKEIEELNKELEKEATIDVLTALLNRRAINRILEFEKNKSYRSITTFTILIIDINSFKKINDSYGHLAGDEVLINFSRNLKSILRRQDVVSRWGGDEFLVLLPETNENQARVVVAKINDESKNWTLKHRGENISYSISIGIAEYLKDEEIDDLIKRGDQSLYKEKALFHQNDE